The following are encoded in a window of Mycobacterium decipiens genomic DNA:
- the rfbA gene encoding glucose-1-phosphate thymidylyltransferase RfbA, which translates to MRGIILAGGSGTRLYPITMGISKQLLPVYDKPMIYYPLTTLMMAGIRDILMITTPHDAPGFHRLIGDGTQFGVNISYATQDQPDGLAQAFVIGANHIGTDSVALVLGDNIFYGPGLGTSLKRFQSISGGAIFAYWVANPSSYGVVEFSADGVALSLEEKPATPKSHYAVPGLYFYDNDVVEIARGLTKSARGEYEITEVNQVYLNQGRLAVEVLARGTAWLDTGTFDSLLDAADFVRTLERRQGLKVSIPEEVAWRMGWIGDEELTRRAHSLVKSGYGSYLLELLERN; encoded by the coding sequence ATGCGCGGGATCATCTTGGCCGGCGGATCGGGCACGCGGCTGTACCCGATCACCATGGGCATCAGCAAGCAGCTGCTGCCGGTGTATGACAAACCGATGATCTACTACCCGCTCACCACGCTGATGATGGCGGGCATCCGCGACATTCTGATGATTACCACCCCGCACGACGCCCCCGGGTTTCACCGACTCATCGGCGACGGTACGCAATTCGGCGTGAACATCAGTTATGCAACCCAGGATCAACCCGACGGACTGGCGCAGGCATTCGTGATCGGCGCCAACCACATTGGCACCGACTCGGTGGCATTGGTGTTGGGGGACAACATCTTCTACGGCCCAGGTTTGGGGACTAGCCTGAAACGTTTCCAATCCATCAGCGGCGGGGCTATTTTCGCGTACTGGGTGGCTAACCCGTCGTCCTACGGTGTCGTTGAGTTCAGCGCCGACGGAGTGGCGCTGTCGCTTGAGGAGAAACCCGCCACCCCGAAGTCGCATTACGCCGTACCGGGCCTGTATTTCTATGACAACGACGTCGTCGAGATCGCCAGGGGCTTAACGAAATCGGCGCGCGGTGAATATGAGATCACCGAGGTCAACCAGGTCTACCTCAACCAGGGTCGGCTGGCGGTCGAGGTGCTCGCCCGCGGGACGGCATGGCTGGACACCGGGACCTTCGACTCGTTGCTGGACGCCGCCGATTTCGTCCGCACGCTGGAACGCCGGCAGGGCCTGAAGGTGAGCATTCCCGAGGAAGTGGCGTGGCGGATGGGCTGGATCGGCGACGAGGAGTTGACTCGGCGCGCCCACTCGCTGGTTAAGTCCGGATACGGCAGCTACTTGCTGGAGCTATTGGAACGGAACTGA
- a CDS encoding nuclear transport factor 2 family protein — protein MTTSEIATVLAWHDALNTSHVETLVALSSDDIEIGDARGAAQGHAALREWASSLTTTAELGRMYVHDGVVVVEQKIGSPDAPGAVTNAASAFRVVHDRVTSVFRHEDLASALAATDLTEADVVE, from the coding sequence ATGACCACATCGGAGATCGCCACCGTCCTGGCTTGGCACGACGCCCTCAACACCTCCCACGTCGAGACCCTGGTGGCCCTGTCCAGTGACGACATCGAGATCGGCGACGCGCGCGGAGCCGCACAGGGGCATGCGGCACTGCGCGAGTGGGCCAGCTCGCTCACGACGACGGCCGAGCTTGGTCGGATGTACGTGCACGACGGAGTCGTGGTTGTCGAGCAGAAGATCGGCAGCCCCGACGCTCCCGGCGCGGTCACGAACGCCGCGTCCGCGTTCCGCGTGGTCCACGATCGTGTCACCTCGGTGTTCCGCCATGAAGACCTGGCGTCAGCGTTGGCGGCCACCGATCTCACCGAGGCCGACGTGGTCGAATGA